The Homo sapiens chromosome 10, GRCh38.p14 Primary Assembly sequence CCCTCTGAATGCACCCTACTTATTTATAAGGCTGAACAACTGCTCCATCCCCCTGCTCCCATCATTAATATGGAAAGGAATCAAGACCCTAATTTGGGACTTACTCTTTCCAGGTAGGCTAAGGTTCTTACTTGGTTGGAAGAAGATTATAAAACAAGGATGTAGGTGGGACCATGATGGTTTTGGGGGCTCTTATAtcccttttctctttcactcTTCCCCAACTCTCTTGACAGTCCTTCTCATTGACTGCATGTGGGTTTGCTGTTTTCACATCAATATGCCAAAGAGAAAAGGTGGTTGGGGTTTCTCTCTGGAAACTTACCTGCGATGGGTGGGCTCACCAAGTATGGCACTGCGTGAAGGAAGTATACCACACCAAGCGCTGATGACAAAGAGGTGGTCCCCACTATCTCTGTGGTCACTACTGGGATCAAAGTCACATAGGCACCATCAAAGTAGCCAAAGGTACAAGAGAAAGGCACGAGCAGAGGGAGACTTTGAAGCATTGGGAGGCAGAGATAGCAGAGCCCATCCATTCCCACGGCAAAGAGGTAGCAAACATACTGGTAATTCTTCAGACACCTGTAGATTTGAAGAACAAGAATAAGTGCAGGAGGTACACATTCTGTAAAAGAGCTTTAGAGCCACGGCTATGCAGCAGTAAGCATTGCAGTTATTTACAGAGATGGCTTTCCCATTGTGTGTTATGTATGCTGTcttcctatctttcttttttgcaAATGCAAGAATTCATCTCTCCAGGAAGCATGGTGTGGTAGAAAGaatatatacttcaaaattaGAAAGGTAGAATATTAAAACTAGTCCTGCCACCCACTGCCTGCCTAACTCAATTTCTTTAGCTATAAAATGGAAAGGTTACTTATCTCACAGGGTTACTCTGAAATTAGTcgtgaaataaaatagaaataaaatgtaaaatggggtctccaatcttttggcttccctgggccacattggaagaagaagaattgtcttgggccacacataaaataaactaacactaatgatagctgatgaaaaaaagaaagaaaggaaaggaaaggaggaaggaaggaaggaaggaaggaaggaaataaggagaaagaaagaaaagaaagaaataaagaaaaagaaagaaagaaagaaagaaagaaagaaagaaagaaagaaagaaaaagaaagagtgcATAAATCTCAAAATGTtgtaagaaagtttacaaatttgtgttggaccacattcaaagccatcccaGGCCACAGGCAGCCCATgtgccacaggttggacaagcttgatgtaAAGGATCAGAAGGGTAATTTTCCTAGCAGTCTACCTTATTAGATACTTTTAGGTATGTTATCCATTGGTATCTGGCATGTCATAGATCATAAATACTCAATAACCCAAGTGGTTACACAAAGGGGAAACTGTAAtacaaagacattaaaatgatTTGCCAGAGATGATGGAGGTCTTGGACTAGGATGAAGTCTAATATATTTCAAGATCTCCCAAGTGGTATTCCCATTAATTTTCCTGATAACTCCAAACCCATTTATGATACCAATAATTTCAAAGAATCTGTATAATGTCAGCTCCAACAGCTTATGCTTTACAAACATTTTTCTACTCACAGCCTCATTTGAACATCACAAAATAGTATAAGGTCAACAGGCAAATATTGCACtggctcattttacagatagagatCATTGTGGATCTGAGGGTTAGGTGACTTTCTGTAGGTCACAGGGTTAATAAGGAGCAAAGCCAGTGCAAGAACTTAGGTCTAGTATGCCTCAGAGTAGAGATGCCTCCATTAGACCTACACCTGGCTGCTTCTTGCTGAGTTATTTGATTGTGAAAATAGGTAATCTTTGCTCTTCCACTTCTTCTTTAACCATTAAAAATGTGGAATCAATACTAAATATCATATTCATAACACTGGAGAATGGCAGTTGGATCCTGATTAATTACCAAAAACATAATTTGTGAGAAGCTACATGATGGTATTAGCCCTGCAGGTCATATCTCAAGTGTGAATGGTTCATCATTTAGGAGAATATGAGTAGCCTGCACTCTTCAGTCCAAACAGATGAGCATTTGCTGAAGAAATTACTTGGTAGATTTCTTATAACTTTGGTTTCTAAGCCTGCAATTACAAGGAAATTACTTGCAATTTGCATTGTCAAACATGAATATGTGGCTACAGACAATGTGTTATCATTGCACCTGGCCCTCCTGCCTAAACTGAATTCTGCTCCTTTTTCCATTGCCAGTCAGGACTGGTTCAAAAGAAACtaacaccaccacacccagccaaaagttGTCTTGCTTGAGGACTGACTTGTCTTGGGATGGAATTAAATCTACCGCCAGAACTTGTAGTTACCCTAGGCTTCTGCAATTTAGACACATCTGGCCCATGACATCTTTTTGTACTACCTGTGAATTAAGAACGGTTTTTCCGTTTAAAAATGgttggaaaaaatcaaaagaacaatattttgtgacacatgaaaattataagaGAAATTCACATTTCAGTGTGCATAAAGTCTTATTGGAACGTAGCCACTCtcttttgtttacatattgtctgtggctgtttTGTACTATAATAGCAGAGTTGGGTAGTTATGATGAACACTTGGCCTACAAAGccaaaaatgtttactatctgtTCCTTTACAGAAAATTTTGCCAACCTCTGATCTAGAAGTACCAGCAAGGGAGATGCCTTCAGATACTGCAGACTTGTTAACATTATTCAGACCTAGGTACTCCACAGGGTAAGGGGCTGAGGAGAAACTCAAGGCTTAAAGTCCCCTGGTGGGGAACCAATTGTGGTTTCATGAATTTTACCTTCTGTCGGTCAGCCATCCAAATGTGATATTGCCAATAATGTCAATCACTCCAAGTATGGACATAAGAAAAGCAGCTTGCTGATGACTCACTCCAACACTCAAAGCATAAGGCACCAAGTACACAAAGAGAGGGCTGCAGCCATAAGCCATAAACAGAACGGAGACGGCTAACACAACAAAGTCTGACATGAGTAAAAAACTGTACTCTTGCTGCAAACAGCAACAGAGGCAAGTCTGTGCCCATTCTTTGGTCAAAGATGAATAGGGAGACACCCGCTTAATGTCTTCTTTCTGAGTTCTACACACATGGTTCTGCTCTGGAGTTGTGTGGTCCTCTTTAAGAGTAATTGGCCTCATCAAGGCACCACATACACAGAGATTCAAGACAAAGCCCCCAAGAATGAGTAAGGCTCCCCGCCAGGAAAACTGTTCAATAAGGAGCTGAACCACAGGAGCCAGGATGAAGGTGCCAATGCCACTTCCTGACATGGCGATACCATAAGCAAGGGCTTTCCGTCTGCTGAAGTACTTGCCAACCATGGCAATAGCTGGAGAGTAACAAAGTGCAAATCCAAGACCTGAGGATAAAGAGAACTCTATGAGTGCTGAAGTACCATAAACAGCCAATGATATCTCAgaatacaatgatttatattaaAGAGAATCTGACCTCTCATTAAACCCTTTTAAAGCTGCTTTTTACACCAAGCTTAAAATGAGTCTCCCCTCACCAGTCATTCACAATTTGgaaaatgtagaatatatatGACTTTCTTTTTAGGGAGAACACCCTTAAGGAAATATGActtcataaacaaaattaaatgaagaacataaaaataattacacaaacTAAATTGGAATTCACTAGAAAATCTGGATAATGCCAACCAAAGAAACTTATCACTTCCtccattttttaacttaaattatCCAGACAATTCCCTAAACGCTTCACTGCCTATGAAGACACAACACTGACAATCTGCACCACTCTGGAATTTGGATTCAAATAGCATGTACAACTATGAAAATTCCAGGGTAATTTTACATAGTTGGGAAACATCATGCCAATTTTATATGTGAACATAGcaatgtatattttcatatatgtgaaaatatCTCTTAAGGTCAGCAGACAAATGTTGACACTTTAGAAAGTTTTTAGAGACCTTCAacttttgggctgggtgcagtggctcatgcctgtaatcccagcactttgggatgctgaggcaggcagatcactcgagctcaggagtttgagaccagcctgggcaatatggcaaaaccccatctctgcaaaaaaaaatacaaaaattaaccaggtgtggtggcatgcacctgtagtcttagctactcaggaggctgaagggggaggatggcttgagcccaggagacagaggttgcagctgagattgcgccactgcactccagcctgaggaccGAGCCagatagaccctgtctcaaaaaaaaaaaaaaaaaaaaaaaaaaagatcaatttctattactttttaagTGAAGAAAATCTGAGGGGCTGTGAGCCTGGATTTTATGGCAACTAGAatgtcagagaaggaaaaagagaaccaCCTTCAGAAGCTCCTGCTTCCAACTGCAGTGCACAGTAGCCAGCAACCCAGAGTTGCCTGGACTGAGGGGTTTCTGGATGTGGGACTTCCAGTGTTAAAACCAGGACAGTGCCTGGTAAACTGGGATCCATTGGTCACCATAGCAGCAGTCAGGGTCTTTGGGTTACTAGGGGTGGGTGTACCTTCTTTAGCTAACATAGCCAAATTTATAGCCTCACTATGAGGTTACGTCCTTTATTGACCTTATTCACGCCACACCAATGGCACAATGCCCAGACAGGAGTTGGCGCTACTCTCCACACCCCTTTGAGTGATAGGCAAACTCCCATTGCAGTCCCACAATCCTATGCAGTCTCTGTAAGAGTGATTTATTGAATGTACATGTTGCTTTTTTCCATGGCATTTATTATGATTTGCTAAAGTGATACTTCCACAGCATTGAGAAAGAATGTGTAATATAAGAATATTCACAAtaaagggttttttaaaattagaaactccCATTTATTGGACAGCAATATTCATTATAAAGCAGGAGCAACTCAGATTGACCGTCAATAGTATTTTAATGTCTTGGCAATGGCTGGAAGAATGACCATTGCTGAAAATTCATGTTGCCCTGGGTAATATCTTGTTTCTTCTGAGTACAGAATCTCAGTCATACACTAATTCCAAGGAGAAAGCTGCAGTTGCTTTTACCATCTGGCTGAATTACAGTGGAGATGCATTTTCATTAGGGTAATGTAATCTCATTTCCAGCTCTGTTTAACTGCTAGGTAGGTAGACATAAGCTAGGTCAACTAAATTATGCATCtaacaaaatgaatattttatgaattaCTTCTCTGTTGATGTGCTTGGAAACCCCTGAATGGAGTGGGGTGAGACAGGTGGTACAAAGTGCCCTTACCTGTAAGAACTCCCAGAGTGAGGTAGAGATGCTTCAGACTCGTGGCAAATGAGCTCAGGATGAGTCCAGTAGATGCAAGCAAGCCACCCAGCATGATTCCCACTTGACAGGATAAATGGTTACTGACAACACTCCCAAGTGGAGCTtcaaaaacaataagaaatagGTTCAACAGAAAGGCCTTGAGGGCACTGTGAAAGGCTGTGATGTGGCATTGACAGAGGAGAGAACCTTTAAAGCATTGAGCCCACCCTATTAATTCTGCAGctttggaaactgaggcccagagaaaggaaGTGATTGTCCATGGTCCCACAGATAATAAGCAGCAGGGTTGGAATAGAACTCAAGTCTCCTGACCTGCATTTCAGGGCTCAATCCTCTTCATTCTATTATAGTCATAATGGCAGGACGGTAGGGTGTTTTTTAAACAGTGGATCAACTTTCTCTAAATTACATGTCATTTGCACAGGGATGCTTACTATAGTGTTGATCATATATCATTAGCAATAATGGTGACAGTTAATTGCTGGAGAAAGAAAGTGGATAACACCATGTGACCAGCAGGGTTATGCAGTAAAAGACCAGGGAGAGAGATCATAGACAAATTCCACAATCTGGCCCAGTTTTCAGGCTTCAGCACACCCTGTGGTTGAGATATCAAAGCCcagaaaatctaagaaaaatgCTTCATGCCCATGGTGACATTCTGGTTGGTCTCACTTGGTTTGTGGCTTACCAGTGTATCAGAATTATGTTGGCCTCAAGGCTCATAGAATATTAAGTAAAACCAGAGACCAAAAT is a genomic window containing:
- the SLC16A12 gene encoding monocarboxylate transporter 12 isoform X1 — translated: MPSGSHWTANSSKIITWLLEQPGKEEKRKTMAKVNRARSTSPPDGGWGWMIVAGCFLVTICTRAVTRCISIFFVEFQTYFTQDYAQTAWIHSIVDCVTMLCAPLGSVVSNHLSCQVGIMLGGLLASTGLILSSFATSLKHLYLTLGVLTGLGFALCYSPAIAMVGKYFSRRKALAYGIAMSGSGIGTFILAPVVQLLIEQFSWRGALLILGGFVLNLCVCGALMRPITLKEDHTTPEQNHVCRTQKEDIKRVSPYSSLTKEWAQTCLCCCLQQEYSFLLMSDFVVLAVSVLFMAYGCSPLFVYLVPYALSVGVSHQQAAFLMSILGVIDIIGNITFGWLTDRRCLKNYQYVCYLFAVGMDGLCYLCLPMLQSLPLLVPFSCTFGYFDGAYVTLIPVVTTEIVGTTSLSSALGVVYFLHAVPYLVSPPIAGRLVDTTGSYTAAFLLCGFSMIFSSVLLGFARLIKRMRKTQLQFIAKESDPKLQLWTNGSVAYSVARELDQKHGEPVATAVPGYSLT